The Aggregicoccus sp. 17bor-14 genome includes a region encoding these proteins:
- a CDS encoding efflux RND transporter periplasmic adaptor subunit — protein MRPVKAVLWVALSLGAVGALGACNKGQEEGAGPAAGKGKGGGGPGGGRGAMQFPVEVAPVQAQDVEYAIHAVGAVEAFERVQITARVAGALDRVRFREGEDVKKGTVLAEIEPSRYALAVTSAKAAVERARAEQADAEAGFARREAVNQKSPGLLPAEEIESFRTRARSAAAQVSAAKAALDQAELNLRDAYVRAPMDGTLQSRNVQTGQYVQPGTVLATLLQRDPLLLRFTVPEGEAARLKPGLTARFTTRDAADTFSAKLTYVAASADPNSRMVAVTGEVTGEGARQLRPGAFATVTVPVGSASNAPVIPQTAVRPSERGFLAYVVEGGKAHERVVELGLRTTGGLVEVRQGLKVGEQLVVRGAEALREGAPVRISAAPKTPVRGEPGTEPEAQGAGGRDAGGGAAR, from the coding sequence ATGAGACCGGTGAAGGCAGTCCTGTGGGTGGCCCTCTCGCTCGGCGCCGTGGGTGCGCTGGGTGCCTGCAACAAGGGGCAGGAGGAGGGCGCAGGCCCTGCCGCCGGCAAGGGCAAGGGCGGCGGGGGCCCCGGCGGTGGCCGCGGCGCGATGCAGTTCCCGGTCGAGGTCGCGCCGGTGCAGGCGCAGGACGTGGAGTACGCGATCCACGCGGTGGGCGCGGTGGAGGCCTTCGAGCGCGTGCAGATCACCGCGCGGGTGGCGGGCGCGCTGGACCGGGTGCGCTTTCGCGAGGGCGAGGACGTGAAGAAGGGCACGGTGCTCGCCGAGATCGAGCCCAGCCGCTATGCGCTCGCCGTCACCTCCGCGAAGGCCGCGGTGGAGCGCGCGCGCGCCGAGCAGGCGGACGCGGAGGCGGGCTTCGCGCGCCGCGAGGCGGTGAACCAGAAGAGCCCGGGCCTCCTGCCGGCCGAGGAGATCGAGAGCTTCCGCACCCGCGCGCGCTCGGCCGCGGCCCAGGTGAGCGCCGCGAAGGCCGCGCTCGACCAGGCCGAGCTCAACCTGCGCGACGCCTACGTGCGCGCGCCCATGGACGGCACCCTGCAGAGCCGCAACGTGCAGACCGGCCAGTACGTGCAGCCCGGCACGGTGCTCGCCACGCTCCTGCAGCGAGACCCGCTGCTCTTGCGCTTCACCGTGCCGGAGGGCGAGGCCGCGCGGCTCAAGCCCGGCCTCACCGCGCGCTTCACCACGCGCGACGCGGCCGACACCTTCAGCGCGAAGCTCACCTACGTGGCGGCGAGCGCGGACCCGAACAGCCGCATGGTGGCGGTGACGGGCGAGGTGACGGGCGAGGGCGCGCGGCAGCTTCGCCCCGGCGCCTTCGCCACGGTGACGGTGCCGGTGGGCAGCGCGAGCAACGCGCCCGTCATCCCGCAGACCGCGGTGCGCCCCAGCGAGCGCGGCTTCCTCGCCTACGTGGTGGAGGGGGGCAAGGCGCACGAGCGCGTGGTGGAGCTGGGCCTGCGCACCACGGGAGGCCTGGTGGAGGTGCGCCAGGGCCTGAAGGTGGGCGAGCAGCTGGTGGTGCGTGGCGCGGAGGCGCTGCGCGAGGGGGCGCCGGTGCGCATCAGCGCCGCCCCGAAGACGCCCGTGCGCGGCGAGCCGGGCACGGAGCCGGAGGCGCAGGGCGCCGGCGGCCGGGATGCCGGAGGAGGCGCAGCGCGATGA
- a CDS encoding ATP-binding cassette domain-containing protein, with the protein MDLRATEVEVLHAGRRSLAGVSTAFAPGSRALVLGRAGAGKTLLLKALAGLVRPSRGAVRWDGADVAQMGPAERRERQAGFGFVFQTDALFDSMSVLDNVLLPLRRRRVPEAQALARGLQVLEAVRLSHAAQTLPELLSGGMRKRAGLARALAASPSVLLADDPFAGLDPGTARQVASVLLEVAGSSTLLVAAPEPPPELPFERWLVLRGGELVHDGPPAPARLEEVEAEP; encoded by the coding sequence ATGGATCTGCGCGCGACAGAGGTGGAGGTCCTACACGCGGGGCGACGTTCGCTCGCCGGCGTGAGCACGGCCTTCGCCCCGGGGAGCCGGGCGCTGGTGCTGGGGCGCGCGGGCGCGGGCAAGACGCTGCTGCTGAAGGCGCTGGCGGGCCTGGTGCGCCCCTCGCGCGGGGCGGTGCGCTGGGACGGCGCAGACGTGGCGCAGATGGGGCCGGCCGAGCGGCGTGAGCGCCAGGCGGGCTTCGGCTTCGTGTTCCAGACGGACGCGCTCTTCGACTCGATGAGCGTGCTGGACAACGTGCTGCTGCCCCTGCGCCGCCGCCGCGTCCCCGAGGCGCAGGCGCTCGCGCGCGGGCTGCAGGTGCTCGAGGCGGTGCGCCTGTCGCACGCGGCGCAGACGCTGCCGGAGCTGCTCTCGGGCGGCATGCGCAAGCGCGCGGGGCTCGCGCGCGCGCTCGCGGCGAGCCCCTCGGTGCTGCTCGCGGACGATCCCTTCGCCGGGCTGGACCCGGGCACTGCGCGCCAGGTCGCCTCCGTGCTGCTCGAGGTCGCGGGCAGCAGCACCCTGCTGGTGGCCGCGCCCGAGCCTCCGCCGGAGCTGCCCTTCGAGCGCTGGCTGGTGCTGCGCGGCGGAGAGCTGGTACACGACGGCCCACCGGCGCCGGCCCGGCTCGAGGAAGTGGAGGCAGAACCGTGA
- a CDS encoding TolC family protein — translation MLHPSRLPSALALACALAGSAGALAQEARAAAPGAPLTLEQAVSLAQERNERSLAAGERAQAAGARVSRARAFFFPELALTGTYTRRLRETTRVVNGEPQVTQAASALSSAASARMTLFDARGFPLYRAAKLDSRAADLEAREARRLIGFEAADAFLATLNAQQVQGAAQQRLTFAQKSLADARARAEGGLASTNDVTRAELEVASAEVEAADAGGSADQSVLELGYLLVAPPQGALAEPVALLEAAQAAPAGADVAGQVQDAVDRRPDLAALRWRMEALKANAQEPLARLLPSLGFSGQYRWSEDAIGGNAAHTDGFVSLDLTWTLFDGGERYAERRERAALARASRLELDASLRRVKVDLSQAQVGLTRARASLKQGELAAKVARRNVDETGELYRQGLASALAVSDANLRLFEAEVALARARFGLGLALLDLRAAQGLDALGKEP, via the coding sequence ATGCTCCATCCCTCCCGTCTGCCCTCCGCCCTCGCGCTGGCCTGCGCCCTCGCGGGCTCCGCCGGTGCGCTCGCCCAGGAGGCCCGCGCGGCCGCGCCCGGCGCCCCGCTCACGCTCGAGCAGGCGGTGTCGCTCGCGCAGGAGCGCAACGAGCGCTCCCTCGCCGCGGGCGAGCGGGCGCAGGCCGCGGGCGCCCGGGTGAGCCGCGCCCGCGCCTTCTTCTTCCCCGAGCTCGCGCTCACCGGCACCTACACGCGCCGCCTGCGCGAGACCACCCGCGTGGTGAACGGCGAGCCGCAGGTGACCCAGGCCGCGAGCGCCCTCTCCAGCGCCGCCAGCGCCCGGATGACCCTGTTCGATGCGCGCGGCTTTCCCCTCTACCGCGCGGCGAAGCTGGACAGCCGCGCGGCGGACCTCGAGGCGCGCGAGGCCCGCAGGCTCATCGGCTTCGAGGCCGCGGATGCCTTCCTCGCCACCCTCAATGCGCAGCAGGTGCAGGGCGCCGCGCAGCAGCGGCTCACCTTCGCGCAGAAGAGCCTCGCGGACGCGCGCGCCCGCGCGGAAGGCGGCCTGGCGAGCACCAACGACGTCACCCGGGCGGAGCTCGAGGTGGCCAGCGCCGAGGTGGAGGCCGCGGACGCCGGGGGCTCCGCGGACCAGAGCGTGCTCGAGCTGGGCTACCTGCTCGTCGCGCCGCCGCAGGGCGCGCTTGCCGAGCCGGTGGCGCTGCTCGAGGCCGCGCAGGCCGCTCCCGCGGGCGCAGACGTGGCTGGGCAGGTGCAGGACGCGGTGGACCGGCGGCCGGATCTCGCGGCGCTGCGCTGGCGCATGGAGGCGCTGAAGGCCAACGCGCAGGAGCCGCTCGCGCGCCTGCTGCCCTCGCTCGGCTTCTCCGGGCAGTACCGCTGGTCCGAGGACGCCATCGGCGGCAACGCGGCGCACACCGACGGCTTCGTCAGCCTGGATCTCACCTGGACGCTCTTCGACGGGGGCGAGCGCTACGCCGAGCGCCGCGAGCGCGCGGCCCTCGCGCGCGCGAGCCGCCTGGAGCTCGATGCGAGCCTGCGGCGCGTGAAGGTGGATCTCTCGCAGGCGCAGGTCGGGCTCACCCGGGCGCGCGCGAGCCTGAAGCAGGGCGAGCTCGCGGCGAAGGTGGCGCGGCGCAACGTGGACGAGACGGGAGAGCTGTACCGCCAGGGGCTGGCCTCGGCGCTCGCGGTGTCGGATGCGAACCTGCGGCTCTTCGAGGCGGAGGTCGCGCTTGCGCGGGCGCGCTTCGGGCTGGGGCTCGCGCTGCTGGATCTGCGGGCGGCGCAGGGGCTGGATGCGTTGGGCAAGGAGCCTTGA
- a CDS encoding ABC transporter permease, with protein MNLLRQAGSPALLLLRTVRAAAREGVSARECLRQLHEVGSRSAWLVVSGMAFFGAVLITIANGQARRFTGNLVILGPAYFELMVREFGPVVSALLTAARAGASHGAELSTMSIQEQVEALEMSAGDPLADLVAPRAIAGALGVPLLCIVGTMAACTSAVLTATWAFGVDGMAFVDPRFVDGWDVLAALLKSVGCGLFIPVAAASAGLRARGGVEAVGEATTRAVVAACIGCLFIDFGVALAFLLGGV; from the coding sequence ATGAACCTCCTGCGCCAGGCGGGCTCCCCTGCCCTGCTGCTGCTGCGCACCGTGCGGGCCGCCGCGCGCGAGGGCGTGTCCGCGCGCGAGTGCCTGCGCCAGCTGCACGAGGTGGGCAGCCGCAGCGCGTGGCTGGTGGTGAGCGGCATGGCCTTCTTCGGCGCGGTGCTCATCACCATCGCCAACGGCCAGGCGCGCCGCTTCACCGGCAACCTCGTCATCCTCGGCCCCGCGTACTTCGAGCTGATGGTGCGCGAGTTCGGCCCCGTGGTGTCCGCGCTGCTCACGGCGGCGCGCGCGGGCGCCTCGCACGGGGCGGAGCTCTCCACCATGAGCATCCAGGAGCAGGTGGAGGCGCTGGAGATGTCCGCGGGAGATCCGCTCGCGGACCTGGTGGCGCCGCGCGCCATCGCGGGCGCGCTGGGGGTGCCGCTGCTGTGCATCGTGGGGACCATGGCCGCGTGCACCTCGGCGGTGCTCACGGCCACCTGGGCCTTCGGCGTGGACGGGATGGCCTTCGTGGACCCGCGCTTCGTGGACGGGTGGGACGTGCTCGCGGCGCTGCTCAAGTCGGTGGGCTGCGGGCTCTTCATCCCGGTGGCGGCGGCGAGCGCGGGGCTGCGCGCGCGCGGCGGCGTGGAGGCGGTGGGCGAGGCCACCACGCGCGCGGTGGTGGCCGCGTGCATCGGGTGCCTCTTCATCGACTTCGGCGTGGCGCTCGCGTTCCTGCTGGGGGGCGTGTGA
- a CDS encoding MlaE family ABC transporter permease, protein MRRALGRVGTQALLGAQAAGALAVVAARTVLALPRLERRELARGLVDFGHGSLGLTLVTAAIAGATVVAQTGLYVQRFGTRSILGWAAGYAVLWEFGPLLLGLLMAARLGARNAAELASLSTGGQLEGLRGISLDPFALLVAPRVVAMGVSVTALSALAFLVSVLFESMAARLLLGLPLRSFFQSFADMLRPVDLLGGVLKAASFGLAIALVSTAVGLRARGGARAVGQAAASAVVLSCAAIFLLDFLLTLALAGLAG, encoded by the coding sequence GTGAGGCGCGCGCTGGGCAGGGTGGGCACGCAGGCGCTGCTGGGCGCGCAGGCCGCGGGAGCGCTCGCGGTGGTGGCGGCGCGCACGGTGCTCGCGCTGCCGCGCCTCGAGCGCCGCGAGCTCGCGCGGGGGCTCGTGGACTTCGGCCACGGCTCGCTGGGGCTCACGCTGGTGACGGCGGCCATCGCGGGGGCCACGGTGGTGGCCCAGACGGGGCTGTACGTGCAGCGCTTCGGCACCCGCAGCATCCTCGGGTGGGCCGCGGGCTACGCGGTGCTCTGGGAGTTCGGCCCGCTGCTGCTGGGGCTGCTGATGGCGGCGCGGCTGGGGGCACGCAACGCGGCGGAGCTCGCGTCGCTCTCCACCGGCGGGCAGCTGGAGGGCCTGCGCGGCATCTCGCTGGATCCCTTCGCGCTGCTGGTGGCCCCGCGCGTCGTCGCCATGGGGGTGAGCGTGACGGCGCTCAGCGCGCTGGCCTTCCTGGTCTCGGTGCTCTTCGAGTCGATGGCGGCCCGGCTGCTGCTGGGGCTGCCCCTGCGCAGCTTCTTCCAGAGCTTCGCGGACATGCTGCGCCCGGTGGACCTGCTGGGCGGGGTGCTGAAGGCGGCGAGCTTCGGGCTCGCGATCGCGCTGGTGTCCACCGCGGTGGGGCTGCGCGCGCGCGGCGGGGCGCGCGCGGTGGGCCAGGCCGCGGCGAGCGCGGTGGTGCTCAGCTGCGCGGCCATCTTCCTGCTCGACTTCCTCCTCACGCTCGCGCTGGCGGGGCTCGCGGGATGA